The Candidatus Cloacimonadaceae bacterium genome contains a region encoding:
- a CDS encoding GxxExxY protein — protein sequence MKLTDSELNALSGKIIGACIEVHRHLRPGLLESVYMECLCCELDHRELSFEREVIIPITYKELSIISRLRADLIVENSVILELKSVNNILPIYEAQLMSYLKLTNKQLGLLINFNVPLLKDGITRLRCMNNMKDPAQHT from the coding sequence ATGAAACTGACTGATAGTGAGCTAAATGCTCTTAGTGGCAAGATCATCGGAGCGTGTATTGAGGTACACCGCCATCTTAGACCGGGACTACTCGAGAGCGTATATATGGAGTGTTTGTGTTGTGAGTTGGATCATCGTGAATTGAGTTTTGAACGGGAAGTTATCATACCTATCACTTACAAAGAATTGAGCATCATTTCCAGGTTGCGGGCAGATCTGATCGTTGAGAACTCAGTAATACTTGAACTAAAATCAGTCAACAACATTCTACCTATATATGAGGCTCAGTTGATGTCATACTTGAAATTGACCAATAAGCAACTGGGGTTGTTGATCAATTTTAATGTTCCCCTTCTCAAAGACGGGATCACCCGACTTAGATGCATGAATAACATGAAAGACCCGGCGCAGCACACATAA
- a CDS encoding pyridoxal-phosphate dependent enzyme: MPKLITTRFDAVIKKNARRCKERGIILPTLRQQMFPQTIPDAVKQRLKPIGLWDIDPLNLFRITWKNDVSTGLFGKPNYFEIPSSISGVKARIIGLVGKYFPTGAHKVGAAYGCLVPRLVSGSFDPELHKAVWPSTGNYCRGGAFDCALLACPSIAILPEEMSKERFTWLKEIGAEVFATPGCESNVKEIYDKCDELRRDPRNIILNQFEEMGNPFWHYHITGNAIEEVYDLTKTEKSSLSGYVSATGSAGTIAAGDYLKKRFPWMKTTATEALECPTLLNNGFGGHRIEGIGDKHIPWVHNVRNTDAVAAIRDEDCMRLLRLFNEPAGQEYLIGSGIPTETVKDLPLLGISSIANLLAAIKQAKYFELNEHDVIFTIFTDSAELYGSRIEEQRTEKGNYTSLQAALDREAALKSQSEDNYLELSYQVKKRIHNLKYYTWVEQQGKSYEEILAQWEPEYWQETFETNLEELDSAIEAFNAL, translated from the coding sequence ATGCCAAAACTAATTACAACCCGCTTTGACGCGGTGATCAAAAAGAACGCCCGCCGCTGCAAAGAACGCGGGATAATCCTCCCCACGCTGCGGCAGCAGATGTTTCCACAGACGATTCCGGACGCGGTCAAACAGCGTCTCAAGCCGATCGGGCTATGGGACATCGATCCCTTGAACCTGTTTCGCATCACCTGGAAGAACGACGTCTCCACAGGGCTTTTCGGGAAGCCGAACTATTTTGAAATCCCTTCCTCCATTTCAGGAGTGAAAGCGCGCATCATCGGCTTGGTGGGAAAATACTTCCCCACTGGAGCGCATAAAGTCGGTGCCGCTTATGGCTGTCTGGTTCCGAGATTAGTGAGCGGCAGTTTTGATCCCGAATTGCACAAAGCGGTCTGGCCATCCACGGGAAACTATTGTCGCGGCGGAGCTTTCGATTGCGCCTTGTTGGCATGCCCCTCGATCGCCATCCTGCCGGAGGAAATGAGCAAGGAGCGCTTCACCTGGCTGAAGGAGATCGGCGCCGAGGTCTTTGCCACGCCCGGTTGCGAATCCAACGTCAAAGAGATCTATGACAAGTGCGACGAGCTGCGCCGGGATCCGCGCAACATCATCCTCAACCAATTCGAAGAGATGGGCAATCCCTTCTGGCACTACCATATAACCGGAAATGCCATCGAGGAAGTCTATGACCTGACCAAGACCGAAAAGAGTTCTTTAAGCGGATATGTCAGCGCCACCGGTTCCGCCGGTACCATTGCCGCCGGGGACTACCTGAAAAAGCGTTTTCCATGGATGAAAACCACCGCCACCGAAGCCCTCGAATGCCCCACTTTGCTCAATAACGGCTTTGGCGGACACCGCATCGAAGGCATTGGCGACAAACACATTCCCTGGGTGCACAACGTCCGTAACACAGATGCCGTCGCCGCTATCCGGGATGAGGATTGCATGCGTCTGCTGCGTCTGTTCAACGAACCAGCGGGGCAGGAATATCTCATCGGCTCCGGCATCCCGACTGAAACCGTGAAAGACCTTCCGCTGCTGGGGATATCCTCAATCGCCAATCTGTTAGCCGCGATCAAGCAAGCAAAGTATTTTGAGCTGAACGAGCATGACGTCATCTTCACCATCTTCACCGATTCCGCTGAACTCTATGGCTCACGCATCGAAGAGCAGAGGACGGAAAAGGGAAATTACACGTCTTTGCAAGCCGCCCTCGACCGGGAAGCGGCACTCAAATCTCAATCCGAAGACAACTATCTCGAGCTCAGCTATCAGGTCAAGAAACGCATCCATAACCTGAAATACTACACTTGGGTGGAACAGCAGGGCAAATCTTACGAGGAGATCCTCGCCCAATGGGAACCCGAATACTGGCAGGAAACCTTCGAGACCAATCTTGAAGAGTTGGATTCCGCCATCGAGGCTTTCAATGCCCTCTGA
- a CDS encoding NTP transferase domain-containing protein, translating into MPSDQIIAIIPASGKGRRFGMPKAEAVLAGKSFADIIKELLHSAGIAQVHCPKNLETGSMLETLRHAISELKDQQALGYLIHPVDHPFVKASTIKLLIETFKSLPDSTIRPSFQGKSGHPVIVPSWLNIDADDNDKGLAGLIRSQVCTVIDIPVDDEGVLRNINSPEALHSLEG; encoded by the coding sequence ATGCCCTCTGATCAGATCATCGCCATCATCCCCGCTTCCGGCAAGGGACGCCGCTTTGGCATGCCCAAAGCGGAGGCGGTGTTGGCAGGAAAGAGTTTCGCGGACATCATCAAAGAGCTGCTTCACTCTGCCGGGATCGCACAAGTGCATTGCCCCAAAAATCTGGAAACCGGCAGCATGCTGGAAACCCTGCGCCATGCCATCAGCGAATTGAAAGATCAGCAGGCACTCGGCTATCTGATCCATCCCGTCGATCACCCTTTTGTAAAGGCATCCACTATCAAGCTCCTGATCGAAACCTTCAAATCGTTGCCGGATTCTACCATTCGTCCTTCATTTCAGGGAAAGAGCGGACACCCGGTGATCGTTCCCAGCTGGCTAAATATTGATGCAGACGACAATGACAAGGGACTGGCAGGCTTGATCCGCAGCCAGGTTTGCACCGTGATCGACATTCCGGTGGATGACGAAGGCGTCCTGCGCAACATCAACAGCCCGGAAGCTTTGCATTCCCTTGAGGGCTGA
- a CDS encoding nitroreductase family protein, whose amino-acid sequence MDVQELILSRHSVRDFLQDPIPAEVLAEILEAGRVAPSTQNKQPWRYIVITETAEIKRIAFNCGLIGLSNYFLRKAPCVIIACADMSKNVRLNHQDYYLVDTAISFQQMMLAAWAKGIGSCWLAAFSEKKLRSYLKIPDKWRIVALSPFGYPAEKKSLHAKLLSGLAGSHDRLPIKDIVIRFPDNEKP is encoded by the coding sequence ATGGACGTACAGGAACTTATTTTGTCCCGCCACAGCGTACGTGATTTTCTGCAGGATCCGATCCCTGCAGAGGTTTTGGCGGAAATCCTCGAAGCCGGCAGAGTGGCGCCATCTACTCAGAACAAACAACCCTGGCGCTATATCGTGATCACCGAAACCGCTGAAATCAAGCGTATAGCCTTCAATTGCGGCTTGATCGGACTATCCAATTACTTTCTCCGCAAGGCACCCTGCGTGATCATCGCCTGCGCGGACATGAGCAAAAACGTCCGCCTCAACCACCAGGACTATTATCTGGTGGATACCGCCATCTCATTTCAGCAGATGATGCTCGCCGCTTGGGCAAAGGGCATCGGCAGTTGCTGGCTTGCCGCTTTCAGCGAGAAAAAGCTGAGAAGCTATCTGAAAATCCCGGACAAATGGCGCATCGTGGCACTCTCCCCATTTGGCTATCCGGCAGAAAAGAAAAGCCTTCACGCCAAGCTGCTCAGCGGTCTTGCCGGCAGCCATGATCGCTTGCCGATCAAAGACATCGTCATCAGATTTCCAGATAATGAGAAACCATGA
- a CDS encoding DUF3795 domain-containing protein produces the protein MRPHYAPCGIDCTVCSVYQATLADDSEARIALAEKYKTGFDKDIDPESIVCDGCLGSGKHLGFCSVCQIRSCALQKGFRTCAECPDLPCEKGQRIWQENSISMANLLQIREADQS, from the coding sequence ATGAGACCGCACTACGCCCCCTGCGGCATCGACTGCACCGTTTGCAGCGTGTATCAGGCTACTCTCGCAGACGATTCCGAAGCCAGAATAGCGCTGGCAGAAAAGTATAAAACAGGTTTTGACAAGGACATCGATCCCGAAAGCATTGTTTGTGACGGATGCCTCGGCTCCGGTAAGCATCTCGGTTTCTGCAGCGTATGCCAAATCCGTTCCTGCGCCTTACAAAAAGGCTTCAGAACCTGTGCCGAGTGCCCTGATCTGCCCTGTGAAAAAGGACAGCGGATCTGGCAAGAAAACTCAATCTCAATGGCGAATCTATTGCAGATCAGGGAAGCAGACCAGAGCTGA
- a CDS encoding FlgD immunoglobulin-like domain containing protein encodes MITRTITTVILFALILIPLAAIETPDRHRWEITIGAGNQLSAMPMYLNIRNSLFETIYNADEIGVSGIITAISFYNSFINAVPEGSVRIWLGITDWTNMSQGWIPSSQLTQVFDGTLSFPIGENIITLGLNQPFEYTGGNMVMLVQHPWALQIYHNYSYFKTQTIGNNRSRVAAHNTNELDPANPPTPSGPQLSGMFPKTTLHFASQPPQPELFVYPSTHNFGEALLNSVNNRVINLCSTGLEPLVISSIYISGDPCFSLLQVPALPLNLANGQSASFYVHFVPDETGNLAATVSLNANTAQGIHLLPISGTGVDPVIYTLPYSQNFDTATPPALPLGWSAYADPNIGSHWVRTFADAAAPSPPNVARMMNTSPPQGFLILISPPLTENISISTLSVTFWAQSFAEPMAHNLSVGVMTDPANPLSYTEVRSIVLDNSDWNEHTVQFHTYQGGGRYIAFKHPQEWGYISIRLDSIVIEPLADDDLAATWIIGNSFPAVGAESVYQIRVANHGNAAQEDYQVCLMRYDEILLASVPGIPISHGESAVHNVSWIPANEGITELYGKVLLTGDIDPSNDRSAKMKATVLSSGTSAVTIGAGNEQARIPIDLYRRNSLFETVFLATEIGEIGVITGVQFYNNFLTPTILNKPLKIWLGETNERDLRHRWIASTELELVFDGSVGFMPGNDIAVIYFDTAYSYLGGNLVMMVNRPWDMSYYSSSDYFWCQSIGNNRSRNVAGDSVVYNPMAPPQPVLVQLSGQFPKTSFFIRYGDSDIQETTIPFPGRLSINPNPFKDRVSISYDINEAGLVLMDIYNVRGQLVRSLVRETKQARDHGCVWDGTDDKGMQCGSGIYIINLRAGKQSINVKVVRIK; translated from the coding sequence ATGATAACGCGCACGATCACCACTGTCATCCTTTTCGCCCTAATCCTGATCCCCTTGGCAGCGATCGAAACCCCTGATCGCCACAGATGGGAAATTACCATCGGCGCCGGTAACCAGTTGAGCGCCATGCCCATGTATCTGAATATCCGCAACAGTCTCTTTGAGACGATCTATAATGCGGACGAAATCGGTGTCTCGGGAATAATCACGGCAATCAGCTTTTATAACAGTTTTATCAATGCCGTTCCGGAGGGATCGGTTCGCATCTGGCTTGGAATCACGGACTGGACTAATATGAGTCAGGGTTGGATCCCGTCCTCACAACTGACCCAAGTGTTTGACGGAACGCTCAGCTTTCCCATTGGCGAAAACATCATCACTCTTGGACTAAACCAGCCCTTTGAATATACGGGCGGAAACATGGTGATGCTGGTGCAGCACCCCTGGGCTCTGCAAATCTATCACAATTACAGCTATTTCAAAACACAGACCATTGGTAATAACCGCAGCCGGGTGGCAGCCCATAACACAAACGAGCTTGACCCGGCAAATCCACCGACTCCCTCTGGACCACAGTTATCCGGCATGTTTCCCAAGACGACATTGCATTTTGCCTCCCAGCCACCGCAACCGGAGCTTTTCGTCTATCCTTCAACTCATAATTTTGGCGAAGCACTGTTAAACTCGGTGAACAACCGGGTGATCAATCTCTGCAGTACGGGGCTTGAGCCTCTGGTGATCAGCTCTATCTACATATCGGGCGACCCCTGTTTTTCGCTACTTCAAGTTCCGGCATTGCCTTTGAACCTTGCCAATGGCCAGTCCGCGTCATTTTATGTTCATTTCGTGCCAGATGAGACCGGAAATTTGGCAGCCACAGTCTCGCTGAATGCCAATACTGCGCAGGGAATTCATCTGCTGCCGATAAGCGGAACGGGAGTGGATCCCGTGATCTACACGCTGCCTTATTCCCAGAATTTTGATACTGCCACTCCTCCTGCATTACCTTTGGGATGGAGCGCCTATGCCGATCCGAACATTGGGAGCCATTGGGTGAGAACTTTTGCGGATGCCGCAGCGCCCAGTCCACCGAACGTGGCACGCATGATGAACACCAGTCCTCCTCAGGGCTTTCTGATCCTGATCTCTCCCCCACTAACAGAAAACATCTCGATCAGCACTTTGTCGGTTACCTTTTGGGCTCAATCGTTCGCGGAACCAATGGCACACAACCTGTCCGTGGGCGTTATGACTGATCCGGCAAATCCACTTTCCTATACGGAAGTGCGTAGCATTGTCTTGGACAATTCTGATTGGAACGAACATACGGTGCAGTTTCATACTTATCAGGGAGGTGGCAGATACATCGCCTTCAAGCATCCCCAGGAATGGGGTTATATATCGATCCGGCTTGATTCGATCGTGATCGAACCCCTCGCGGATGATGATCTTGCCGCTACATGGATTATTGGCAATTCCTTCCCTGCGGTGGGAGCAGAAAGCGTTTATCAGATCAGGGTGGCAAATCACGGCAATGCCGCGCAGGAAGACTATCAGGTCTGCCTGATGCGGTATGATGAGATCTTGCTTGCCTCGGTTCCCGGTATCCCTATCTCACATGGTGAAAGCGCGGTGCATAACGTTTCATGGATTCCCGCAAACGAAGGCATCACCGAGCTTTATGGCAAAGTGCTGCTGACAGGGGATATCGACCCAAGCAACGATCGCAGCGCCAAGATGAAAGCGACCGTTCTCAGTAGTGGCACCAGTGCGGTCACGATCGGTGCAGGAAATGAACAAGCCCGCATCCCGATTGATCTGTATCGCAGGAATTCACTGTTTGAGACGGTCTTTCTGGCAACCGAGATTGGAGAGATCGGAGTGATAACCGGCGTTCAGTTCTACAACAATTTTCTCACACCCACAATCCTGAACAAACCGTTGAAGATCTGGCTGGGAGAGACGAATGAGCGGGATTTGAGGCATCGATGGATCGCTTCAACCGAACTGGAACTCGTATTTGACGGAAGCGTTGGTTTCATGCCGGGAAACGACATCGCGGTGATCTATTTCGATACAGCCTATAGCTATCTGGGCGGTAATTTGGTGATGATGGTCAACCGTCCCTGGGATATGAGTTATTACAGCTCATCGGATTACTTTTGGTGCCAAAGCATCGGGAATAACCGATCCCGAAACGTTGCTGGGGATTCCGTTGTCTATAATCCCATGGCTCCTCCGCAGCCGGTATTGGTCCAGCTATCCGGTCAGTTTCCCAAGACCAGTTTCTTTATCCGCTATGGCGATTCCGATATTCAGGAGACGACCATTCCGTTTCCGGGTCGTCTGTCCATCAATCCCAATCCGTTCAAGGATCGCGTCTCCATCAGTTATGACATCAATGAAGCTGGGCTGGTGTTGATGGATATCTATAACGTCCGTGGACAATTGGTCAGGTCTCTGGTGCGGGAGACGAAGCAAGCCAGAGATCACGGATGCGTCTGGGACGGAACTGATGACAAAGGTATGCAATGCGGTAGCGGAATCTATATCATCAACCTGCGCGCAGGCAAGCAAAGTATAAACGTCAAAGTAGTGCGGATCAAGTAA
- a CDS encoding T9SS type A sorting domain-containing protein encodes MKIMILLPLLFALCGIGMLRAQPVITVSVACTDVNDGYLKFDSSNTVTSVSLNGYLMVGDAWDWSVMYNFATKAYISFPTTQVPAGYHLRSASLHFFVAAAYGNSQVQAYPSFEMSWGTISPNCLLTHVNYGVMLDPGDLNTPDLHPPLNLFNSYLPGWNWAEVTQFVLDDIQENRPYSQYTFKLQYLSDWGSGDDYLVIAPGGTTGNNPYLFLECAADESSAEDHLATGALIITAAPNPFRGDLSITVQGKGLGKAKLEIFNLRGQKVRTLETLNTAANATSLHWNGKDDQGRIAAPGVYLIRIDNSLLSKVIRVLKQP; translated from the coding sequence ATGAAGATAATGATATTGCTGCCGCTCTTATTTGCCTTATGCGGCATCGGGATGCTACGCGCTCAGCCGGTTATCACGGTTTCGGTGGCATGCACGGACGTCAACGACGGATATCTGAAATTTGATTCGAGCAACACGGTTACCAGCGTGAGCTTGAACGGTTATCTTATGGTAGGCGATGCGTGGGATTGGTCTGTTATGTATAATTTTGCCACGAAAGCATACATTTCCTTTCCCACGACGCAGGTGCCGGCGGGTTATCATTTGCGCAGTGCCAGCCTGCATTTTTTTGTAGCGGCGGCTTATGGAAACAGCCAAGTGCAGGCATATCCATCATTTGAGATGTCCTGGGGCACGATCTCTCCGAACTGCCTGCTCACGCATGTGAACTATGGCGTGATGCTCGATCCGGGGGATCTAAACACACCCGATCTGCATCCACCGCTGAATCTGTTCAATTCCTATCTGCCGGGATGGAATTGGGCTGAGGTCACGCAATTTGTGCTCGACGATATACAGGAAAATCGTCCCTATTCGCAATACACTTTCAAGCTGCAATATCTCTCGGATTGGGGCTCCGGTGATGATTATTTGGTGATCGCGCCTGGCGGAACGACGGGAAACAATCCCTACCTTTTTCTTGAATGTGCCGCGGATGAAAGCTCCGCGGAAGATCATCTCGCCACTGGTGCTCTAATCATCACTGCCGCTCCCAATCCCTTCCGGGGTGATCTGAGCATCACGGTGCAAGGCAAAGGTTTGGGCAAGGCAAAGCTGGAGATATTCAATCTCAGGGGTCAAAAAGTGCGGACTCTGGAAACCCTCAACACCGCGGCAAACGCCACAAGCTTACATTGGAACGGAAAAGATGATCAAGGCCGAATAGCAGCACCGGGCGTGTATCTGATCCGAATCGACAACAGCTTGCTGAGCAAAGTGATAAGGGTGTTGAAACAACCATGA
- a CDS encoding T9SS type A sorting domain-containing protein, translated as MGCYEYGSEPWVSNDDPVVPPSLSGLSLYNYPNPFNPSTTIAYQIPETGNVRLEIYNMKGQKVRTLVNEQKYSGSHSVLWNGTDQSGRSVVSGVSFYRLVTDNKTLSKRMLLLK; from the coding sequence ATGGGCTGTTATGAATACGGCTCCGAACCTTGGGTGTCAAATGACGATCCGGTGGTTCCGCCATCTCTGTCGGGCTTGAGTTTATACAACTATCCCAATCCTTTCAATCCTTCCACCACGATTGCGTATCAAATCCCTGAAACTGGGAATGTCCGTTTGGAGATTTATAACATGAAAGGGCAAAAGGTTCGCACCCTTGTCAATGAGCAAAAATACTCCGGAAGCCATAGTGTGCTTTGGAACGGTACCGACCAATCCGGACGCAGTGTAGTTAGCGGAGTATCTTTCTACCGTTTAGTAACTGATAATAAAACACTTAGCAAGAGGATGCTCTTACTAAAATAG